The following DNA comes from Hyphomicrobiales bacterium.
GCCTATGAGAAGGGCTTCTTCGAAGACGAAGGCCTGTTCGTCACCCTCGAGCCGCAGGCCAACTGGAAGGTTCTGCTCGACCGCGTGATTACCGGCGAACTCGACGGTGCCCACATGCTCGCCGGTCAGCCGCTCGCTGCCACCATCGGATTCGGCACCAAGGCGCACATCGTCACCCCGTTCTCGATGGACCTGAACGGCAACGGCATCACCGTCTCCAACGAGATCTGGGAGATGATGAAGCCCAATATTCCGATGGAAGACGGCAAGCCGGTCCATCCGATCAAGGCTGAGGCACTGAAGCCGGTCGTCGACAAGTTCAAGGCGGACGGCAAGCCCTTCAACATGGGCATGGTTTTCCCGGTTTCGACCCACAATTACGAACTGCGCTACTGGCTCGCCTCGGGCGGTATCCACCCGGGTTTCTATTCGACCAGCGACATCTCCGGCCAGATCAAGGCCGATGCGCTGTTGTCCGTGACGCCGCCGCCGCAGATGCCGGCGACCCTCGAAGCCGGCACCATCTACGGCTACTGCGTGGGCGAACCGTGGAACCAGCAGGCCGTGTTCAAGGGCATCGGCGTGCCGGTCATCACCGACTACGAGATCTGGAAGAACAATCCGGAGAAGGTGTTCGGCCTGACCAAGGAATTCACCGAGAAGAACCCGAACACCACGCTGGCGCTGACCAAGGCCCTTATCCGCGCCGCCAAGTGGCTGGATGAGAACAACAACGCCAACCGCATGGAAGCCGTCGAGATCCTCTCGAAGTCGGAATATGTCGGCGCCGACGCCGAGGTCATCGCCAACTCGATGACCGGCACCTTCGAATACGAGAAGGGCGACAAGCGCGACGTGCCGGACTTCAACGTCTTCTACCGCTACTACGCGACCTACCCGTACTACTCCGACGCCGTCTGGTACCTGACCCAGATGCGCCGCTGGGGCCAGATCGCCGAAGGCAAGGACGATGCCTGGTACGACGAGGTCGCCAAAAGCGTCTACCGCCCGGACATCTATCTGAAGGCCGCGAAGATGCTGGTCGAAGAGGGCAACGTCGCCGAAGCGGACTTCCCCTGGGACACCGACGGCTATCGTGAGCCGACCCCGGCTGCCGACATCATCGACGGCATCGCCTACGACGGCAAGAAACCCAACGCCTACATCGACTCCCTGCCGATCGGCCTTAAAGGCAAGCAGGTCGTCGACGGCAGTGAAGTCGTCGGCGGCTAAGCCCCGCAGCACAGAACCCGGCGGGCAGGGGACTGCCGTGCCCGCCGGTATTCCCGGACCGAAGAAACGAGGAATCGACAGATGACGGACGCCACCGCCAATGACGCCGCCGCCGCAGAAGCTGCCCGCAGCGCGCGTAAGGAACGTCTTTTCGCCCGCATCAACAAGGCCGCCGCATGGCTCGATGCCCTCGGCTTCGGCTGGCTGACACCGATCCTGAAGATGGCTGCCGGTGACAACCCGCGCGAACAGCTCGGCGAGCTGAAGCGGGTGCTGGTGATCCCGCTGACCGGCATCCTGCTGTTCCTGGTCGCCTGGGGCATTCTAGCGCCCAAGATCCAGACCTCGCTCGGCGCGATCCCCGGACCCGTCGCGGTGTGGGAGCAGACGGTCAATCTGTGGGACGACCACAAGGCCGAGCGCGAAAAGGCCGCCGCCTTCTACGAGCGCCAGGACAAGCGCAACGCCAAGTTCGAGGCCGCCGGCAAGACCGACAAGATCAAGTACCGAACCTATACCGGCAAGCCGACCTATCTCGACCAGATCGCGACCTCGCTGTTCACGGTGGGGCTCGGCTTCCTGATCGGTACGTTGATCGCCGTTCCGCTCGGTATCGCCGCCGGCCTGTCACGCACCGTCAACGGCGCCATCAACCCGCTGATCCAGATCTTCAAACCCGTGTCGCCGCTCGCCTGGCTACCGATCGTCACCATGGTGGTGTCGGCGCTGTATATGGATCCGAGCGACATGTTCCCGAAGTCACTCGTCATTTCGGCAATCACCGTGACGCTGTGCTCGCTATGGCCGACGCTGATCAACACCTCGCTCGGCGTGGCGTCGATCGACAAGGACCTCGTCAATGTCGGCAAGGTGCTGCAGCTCTCGACCTGGACCACCATCCGCAAGCTGGTCCTGCCGTCCTCGCTGCCGTTGATCTTCACCGGCATGCGGCTGTCGTTAGGCGTGGGCTGGATGGTGCTGATCGCAGCCGAAATGCTCGCCCAGAACCCGGGCCTCGGCAAATTCGTCTGGGACGAGTTCCAGAACGGCTCCTCGTCGTCGCTCGCCCGCATCATCGTCGCGGTTCTCACTATCGGCATCATCGGCTTCCTGCTCGACCGCGTCATGTACGCGCTGCAGACGGCCTTCACCTTCTCGGCCAACCGCTAAGGGGACCGTCATGCCGTTTCTTGAAATATCCTCCCTGTCGAAGAGCTACGGCGACGGTGCGGATCGCACCGAAGTTCTCTCCGACATCAATTTGAAGGTCGAGGAGGGCGAGTTCATTGCCATCCTCGGGTTCTCCGGCTCCGGCAAGACGACGCTGATCTCGGCCATCGCCGGGCTGATCAAACCCGACACCGGCGGCGTCATCCTGCGCGGCAAGCAAATCGACGGTCCGGGACCCGAGCGCGGTGTCGTGTTCCAGTCCTACTCGCTGATGCCCTGGCTGTCGGTCTACGGCAATGTATCGCTCGCGGTCGATGCGGTGTTCGCAAAGGCTTCCAAGGCCGAACGCGAGGCAATGACCCGGAAATATATCGACATGGTCGGCCTGTCGCATGCGACGGACCGCAAGCCGGCCGAACTGTCCGGCGGCATGCGTCAGCGTGTGGCCGTCGCCCGTGCGCTTGCCATGCAACCGGAGATACTGCTGCTCGACGAACCGCTGTCGGCGCTCGATGCCCTGACCCGCGCCAAGCTGCAGGACGAGTTCGCCGACATTTCGCGGAAGGAAAAGAAGACCATCATTCTCATCACCAACGATGTGGATGAGGCAATCCTGCTCGCCGACCGGATCATTCCGCTCAATCCGGGTCCGAACGCAACGCTCGGCCCCTCGTTTAAGGTCGTGCTGCCGCGGCCGCGGGATCGCGGCGAGATGAACCACAACGACGACTTCATCAAACTGCGCGCCGAGATCACGGAATATCTGATGATGGTCGGTTCGGAACGCGGCGTCGAGGTCGAGAACGACATTACACTGCCGAATGTCGTTCCGATCACCCAGCGCGACCGCACAAACGCTAACGACAAGCTCCCCGACGCCTATGTCCGCGCCGCGAAATCGCCGATCGAGAAGGGCTTCGTCGAGTTCTTCGAGGTCAAGAAGGTCTACCCGACGCCGAAAGGGCCACTGACCGTCGTCGACGGCTTCGACCTGAAGATGAAGCAGGGCGAGTTCATCACCCTGATCGGACATTCCGGTTGCGGCAAGTCGACGGTGCTGTCGATGGTCGCCGGCCTCAACAAGATCTCCGGCGGTGGTATCGTGCTGGACGGCAAGGAGATTTCCGGTGCCGGCCCGGACCGCGCAGTGGTCTTCCAGGCCCCCTCACTGATGCCCTGGCTGACCGCTCGCCAGAACGTCGCCCTCGGCGTCGACAAGGTCTATCCGGACGCGAGCGCGGCCGAGCGCAGCGACATCGTCGACTATTACCTCTCGCGTGTCGGCCTCGGCGATGCCCGGGATCGCATGGCCGCCGATCTCTCCAACGGCATGAAGCAGCGCGTCGGCATCGCCCGCGCGTTCGCGCTATCGCCGAAGCTGCTCCTGCTCGACGAACCCTTCGGAATGCTCGACAGCCTGACCCGCTGGGAGCTGCAGGACGTGCTTATGGACGTGTGGAAGCGCACCAAGGTCACCGCGATCTGCGTCACCCACGATGTCGACGAGGCGATCCTGCTGGCCGACCGCGTGGTGATGATGTCGAACGGCCCGAACGCCAAGATCGGCAACATCATGGATGTTGATCTGCCGCGTCCGCGCTCCCGCAAGGAACTCCTCGCGCACCACGACTACTACGCCTACCGCGAGGAATTGCTCGACTTCCTCGAAGCCTATGAGGGTGGTGCCAATCCGTCGCCCGAGGCCTTGGCCGCAATCGCCGCCAAGCGCGAACACCGCATGTCTTCAACCCATTCGCAGCCCGCCGTGCTGGCCGCCGGAGAATAGGAGAACGCCATGACCCCCGAACAGATCGATCTCGTCCAGGCGTCGTTCAGACAAGTTGCGCCGATCTCCGAAACCGCCGCCGAGTTGTTCTATGGCCGGTTGTTCGAGATCGCGCCGGAAGTGCAGGTGCATTTCAAGGGCGACATGAAGAACCAGGGCCGCATGCTGATGCAGACGCTGGCGACCGTCGTCAACAGCCTGAAGGACCTCGAAGCGATCCTGCCGGCCGTCAAGGAGCTCGCCGCGCGTCACGTCGACTACGGCATCAAGGCCGAACACTACGCGCCCGTCGGCGCCTCGCTGATCTGGACCCTGCAGAAGGGCCTCGGCGACGACTTCACCGAGGAAACGAGACAGGCCTGGGTCGCGGCATATGACGCGCTCTCCCACGTCATGATCGAGACCGCCTATGGCGGCAAAACCGCCTGAGCCGAGAAGGGGACAGAACCATGAGCGAGAAACTGGTCGTTGTCGGCAATGGCATGGCCCCGGGCCGTATGCTTGAACATCTGCTCGAAAAGGCCCCCGGGCGCTACGAAGTCACGATCTTCAACGCCGAGCCGCGGGTGAACTACAACCGCATCATGCTCTCCCCGGTGCTCGCCGGCGAGAAGACCTACGAAGACATCATCACCCATGATGACGCCTGGTATGCGGATAGTGGCATCACGCTGCACCGCTCGGCGAAGGTCACGAATATCGACCGGGACGCGAAGACGGTGACGTCGGAGAACGGCATCACCGCCTCCTACGACAAGCTGGTGATTGCGACCGGGTCGTCGCCCTTCATCATTCCGGTCCCCGGCCATGAACTGCCCGGCGTTCTCGTCTATCGCGATCTCGACGATGTCGATGCGATGCTCGAAGCCGCGAAGCCCGGCGCCCGCGCCGTCGTCATCGGCGGTGGTCTGCTCGGGCTTGAAGCCGCCGCCGGCCTCAAGACGCAGGGGATGGAGGTCACCGTCCTTCATCTGATGCCGACGCTGATGGAACGTCAGCTCGACACCGCCGCCGGCTATCTGCTTGAGCGCGCCATCAAGGAACGCGGTATCGACGTCATCACCAAGGCCAACACCCACGCGATTGTCGGCGAGGACAAGGTCACCGGCGTCAGCCTCGATGACGGCACCATCATTCCCGCCGACATCGTCATCATGGCGGTCGGCATCCGCCCCTCGACAGCGCTTGCCAAGGAAGCGGGCATCGAGGTCAATCGCGGCATTCTCGTCGACGACGGCATGACAACCTCGGATCCCGCTATCTTCTCGCTCGGCGAATGTGTCGAGCATCGCGGCCAGTGCTACGGCCTCGTCGCACCGCTGTTCGAAATGGCCGGCGTGCTGGCAGATCGCCTTGCCGATGGGGACGCCGACTACACCGGCTCGGTCACCTCGACCAAACTGAAGGTCACCGGCATCGACTTGTTTTCGGCCGGCGACTTCGCCGAAGGCCCGGACCGCGAGGAAATCGTGCTGCGCGACGCCACGGCCGGCGTCTACAAGCGGCTGATCCTCAAGGACGAAAAGATCATCGGCGTCGTGCTTTACGGCGAAACCGCCGACGGTCCGTGGTTCTTCGATCTGATGAAGCGCGGCGAAGACATCACCGAGATGCGCGAGACGCTGATTTTCGGCCAGGCCTATCAGGGGGGTGCCCCTCTGGACCCTATGGCGGCCGTTGCAGCCTTGCCGGATGAAGCAGAAATCTGCGGCTGCAACGGCGTTTGCAAGGGAACGATCGTCAAGGCGATCACCGACAAGGCCCTGACCACCCTCGACGAGGTGAGGGCGCATACCAAGGCCTCGGGCTCCTGCGGCTCGTGCACCGGCCTCGTCGAACAGGTCATGGCGTTGACGCTTGGCGATACCTACGCCCCGGCGGCGGTCGCGGCCATGTGCGGCTGCACCGATCTCGGCCATGGCGATGTCCGCCGGCTGATCAAGGCGAAGGAGCTGAAGTCGATTCCGGCCGTTATGCAGGAACTCGAGTGGAAGACCTCGTGCGGCTGCGCCAAATGCCGTCCGGCGCTGAACTACTACCTCGTGGCCGACTGGCCGGGCGAGTACAGCGACGACTACCAGTCGCGCTTCATCAATGAGCGTGTCCACGCCAACATCCAGAAGGACGGCACCTATTCGGTCATCCCGCGCATGTGGGGCGGTATCACCAGCGCCGATGAACTGCGTGCGATCGCCGATGTCGTCGACCGCTTCAACATCCCGACGGTGCACGTCACCGGCGGCCAGCGGATCGACCTTCTCGGTGTGAAGAAGGAAGACCTGCCGGGCGTCTGGGCGGATCTCAACGATGCCGGCCTCGTGTCTGGTCATGCCTACGCCAAGGGGCTGCGCACGGTGAAGACCTGCGTCGGCAAGGAATGGTGCCGCTTCGGCACGCAGGATTCCTCCGGCCTCGGCGTTCAGCTCGAGAAGTTCCTGTGGGGTGCATGGACGCCGCACAAGGTGAAGCTCGCCGTCTCCGGTTGCCCGCGCAATTGCGCTGAAGCCACCTGTAAGGACATCGGCATCATCTGCGTCGATAGCGGCTACGAGATCCACTATGCCGGCGCCGCCGGTCTTGAAATCCGCGGCACGGAGAAGTTCGCCTCCGTGAAGACCGAGGAAGAGGTGATCGAGATCGCTGCTGCGATGATGCAGATGTATCGCGAGCAGGGCTACTACCTGGAACGGATCTACAAATGGGCCGACCGCGTCGGCCACGACACGATCCGCGAACAGATCCTCGACAACCTCGAAACGCGGCGCACCTATTACGACCGCTTCGCCAACTCCCAGAAGTTCGCCCAGATCGACCCCTGGTCCGAGCGCGTCTCGGGCAAGGACAAGCACGAGTTCACGCCACTGGCCGAATTCGGCTTCAGCCAGGCCGCAGAGTAGGAGGGTTCCATGAACTGGACCGAGATCGGCACGATCAACGATATCCCGCGCCGTGGCGCCCGCTGCATCAACACACCGTCCGGCAAGGTCGCCGTGTTCCGCACCATCGATGACGAAGTCTACGCCATCGAGGACCGCTGCCCGCACAAGGGCGGCCCACTCAGCCAGGGCATCGTGCACGGCGCATCCGTGACCTGCCCGCTGCACAACTGGGTGATCTCGCTGGAAACCGGCAAGGCGCAGGGCGCCGACGAGGGCAAGGTCAAGACGATTCCGGCCAAGGTCGAGAACGGAACCCTGTTCGTCTGCCTCGACGGGCTTGGACTGGCGGCAGCCTGACAAACGGGTAGGGGACACGTCCCCTCCCTCAGATCTGGGCATGGACACGCGTGCGGAAAAGGAAGTCGTAATGGGCGAGGCCAGAACTGTTCGGACCACCTGCCCCTATTGCGGTGTCGGGTGCGGGATCCTGGCAACGCCCGACGCCGATGGAACGGTCTCGATCAAGGGCGACCCGGACCACCCGGCAAACTATGTGCGCCTGTGCTCGAAAGGCTCAGCACTTGGTGAGACCTTCGGCCTTGAGGGGCGGCTGCTTGAGCCGCAGATCGATGGCCGCAAGGCGGGCTGGAACGAGGCGCTCGAACTGGTCGCATCCCGGTTCAACGATGCGATCGCCGAATACGGCCCGGATTCCGTAGCGTTCTACGTCTCGGGCCAAATCCTGACCGAGGACTACTACGTCGCCAACAAGCTGATGAAGGGCTATATCGGTTCGGCGAATATCGACACGAATTCAAGGCTTTGCATGGCCTCATCGGTGGCCGGTCACCGTCGCGCTTTCGGCACCGACACCGTGCCGGGTTCTTATGAAGATCTGGAACAAGCCGACCTGCTGATCCTTGTCGGCTCCAACCTCGCCTGGTGCCACCCAGTGATCTACCAGCGCATCGCAGCCGCCAAGAAGGCACGTCCGAACATGCGCGTCGTGCTGATCGACCCGCGCGCCACCATGACCGCATCGATTGCCGATACCCACCTCGCCATCAAGCCCGACGGCGACGCGGCGCTCTTCGTCGGCCTCCTGAACCACCTCGATGAGGTCGGCGCCATCGATACGGCTTATGTGCGCGACCACACCACCGGCTTCGTCGACGCCCTTCACGCCGCGCGGAACTGGCCGGTGGAGGCCGTTGCCGCGGCGACCGGCTTGCGGCCGTCGGAGATCGCCGAGTTCTACCGCCGGTTCGCGGCGACCGAAAAGGTCGTAACCGTCTACAGCCAGGGGGTGAACCAGTCGTCGATCGGCACCGACAAGGTCAATGCGATCATCAACTGCCATCTCGCGACCGGACGGATCGGGCAGGAAGGGATGGGGCCGTTCTCCGTCACCGGCCAGCCGAACGCAATGGGCGGCCGTGAGGTCGGCGGGCTTGCCAACATGCTCGCCTGTCACATGGATATCGAGAACCCGCAACACCGCGACACCGTCCAGCGCTTCTGGCAATCGCCGCACGTCCCCGACAAGCCGGGCCTCAAAGCCGTCGATCTGTTCAAGGCCGTCGGTGAGGGCAAGATCAAGGCAGTGTGGATCATGGCGACCAACCCGGTCGTCTCGCTGCCTGACGCCGATGCCGTCGAAGCCGCGATCAAGGCGTGCCCCTTCGTCGTCGTCTCCGACATTCTCGACACGACCGACACGATCCGCCATGCGCACGTCAAGCTGCCCGCCGCAGGCTGGGGCGAGAAGGACGGAACCGTCACCAACTCCGAGCGCATGATCTCGCGCCAGCGGGGAATCGTTCCGCTGCCGGGCGAGGCCCGTCCGGACTGGTGGATCGTCACCGAGGTCGCTCGCCGAATGGGCTATGCCGACGCCTTCGCCTTTGAAAGCGCCGCCGACATTTTCCGCGAATATGCGCAGATGTCGGCCTTCGAGAACGACGATACGCGCGACTTCGATATCGGCGCGCTCTCCTTCATCGATGATGATGCATTTGACGCACTGAAACCCTCTTTCTGGCCGTGGAAGGCTGGCGCGGACGAGGGTGCCACACGCTTCTTCGCGACCGGTGGGTTCTACACGCCCGACCGCAAGGCGCGCATGATTGCCGTTGAAGGCGTAGCCGCGACGCGGACGTCTACCGACTACCCCCTTGTGCTGAATACCGGCCGCGTGCGTGACCACTGGCACACGATGACGCGCACGGCATTGAGCCCGCGGCTGTCCTCACACATCGCCGAGCCATATGCCGAGCTCAATCCGGCCGACGCAGCTGAACTCGGTATCGCCCACGCGGACCTTGTTTCAGTCACATC
Coding sequences within:
- a CDS encoding nitrate/sulfonate/bicarbonate ABC transporter ATP-binding protein, translating into MPFLEISSLSKSYGDGADRTEVLSDINLKVEEGEFIAILGFSGSGKTTLISAIAGLIKPDTGGVILRGKQIDGPGPERGVVFQSYSLMPWLSVYGNVSLAVDAVFAKASKAEREAMTRKYIDMVGLSHATDRKPAELSGGMRQRVAVARALAMQPEILLLDEPLSALDALTRAKLQDEFADISRKEKKTIILITNDVDEAILLADRIIPLNPGPNATLGPSFKVVLPRPRDRGEMNHNDDFIKLRAEITEYLMMVGSERGVEVENDITLPNVVPITQRDRTNANDKLPDAYVRAAKSPIEKGFVEFFEVKKVYPTPKGPLTVVDGFDLKMKQGEFITLIGHSGCGKSTVLSMVAGLNKISGGGIVLDGKEISGAGPDRAVVFQAPSLMPWLTARQNVALGVDKVYPDASAAERSDIVDYYLSRVGLGDARDRMAADLSNGMKQRVGIARAFALSPKLLLLDEPFGMLDSLTRWELQDVLMDVWKRTKVTAICVTHDVDEAILLADRVVMMSNGPNAKIGNIMDVDLPRPRSRKELLAHHDYYAYREELLDFLEAYEGGANPSPEALAAIAAKREHRMSSTHSQPAVLAAGE
- a CDS encoding nitrite reductase large subunit, whose translation is MSEKLVVVGNGMAPGRMLEHLLEKAPGRYEVTIFNAEPRVNYNRIMLSPVLAGEKTYEDIITHDDAWYADSGITLHRSAKVTNIDRDAKTVTSENGITASYDKLVIATGSSPFIIPVPGHELPGVLVYRDLDDVDAMLEAAKPGARAVVIGGGLLGLEAAAGLKTQGMEVTVLHLMPTLMERQLDTAAGYLLERAIKERGIDVITKANTHAIVGEDKVTGVSLDDGTIIPADIVIMAVGIRPSTALAKEAGIEVNRGILVDDGMTTSDPAIFSLGECVEHRGQCYGLVAPLFEMAGVLADRLADGDADYTGSVTSTKLKVTGIDLFSAGDFAEGPDREEIVLRDATAGVYKRLILKDEKIIGVVLYGETADGPWFFDLMKRGEDITEMRETLIFGQAYQGGAPLDPMAAVAALPDEAEICGCNGVCKGTIVKAITDKALTTLDEVRAHTKASGSCGSCTGLVEQVMALTLGDTYAPAAVAAMCGCTDLGHGDVRRLIKAKELKSIPAVMQELEWKTSCGCAKCRPALNYYLVADWPGEYSDDYQSRFINERVHANIQKDGTYSVIPRMWGGITSADELRAIADVVDRFNIPTVHVTGGQRIDLLGVKKEDLPGVWADLNDAGLVSGHAYAKGLRTVKTCVGKEWCRFGTQDSSGLGVQLEKFLWGAWTPHKVKLAVSGCPRNCAEATCKDIGIICVDSGYEIHYAGAAGLEIRGTEKFASVKTEEEVIEIAAAMMQMYREQGYYLERIYKWADRVGHDTIREQILDNLETRRTYYDRFANSQKFAQIDPWSERVSGKDKHEFTPLAEFGFSQAAE
- a CDS encoding nitrate ABC transporter permease; amino-acid sequence: MTDATANDAAAAEAARSARKERLFARINKAAAWLDALGFGWLTPILKMAAGDNPREQLGELKRVLVIPLTGILLFLVAWGILAPKIQTSLGAIPGPVAVWEQTVNLWDDHKAEREKAAAFYERQDKRNAKFEAAGKTDKIKYRTYTGKPTYLDQIATSLFTVGLGFLIGTLIAVPLGIAAGLSRTVNGAINPLIQIFKPVSPLAWLPIVTMVVSALYMDPSDMFPKSLVISAITVTLCSLWPTLINTSLGVASIDKDLVNVGKVLQLSTWTTIRKLVLPSSLPLIFTGMRLSLGVGWMVLIAAEMLAQNPGLGKFVWDEFQNGSSSSLARIIVAVLTIGIIGFLLDRVMYALQTAFTFSANR
- a CDS encoding nitrate reductase — encoded protein: MDTRAEKEVVMGEARTVRTTCPYCGVGCGILATPDADGTVSIKGDPDHPANYVRLCSKGSALGETFGLEGRLLEPQIDGRKAGWNEALELVASRFNDAIAEYGPDSVAFYVSGQILTEDYYVANKLMKGYIGSANIDTNSRLCMASSVAGHRRAFGTDTVPGSYEDLEQADLLILVGSNLAWCHPVIYQRIAAAKKARPNMRVVLIDPRATMTASIADTHLAIKPDGDAALFVGLLNHLDEVGAIDTAYVRDHTTGFVDALHAARNWPVEAVAAATGLRPSEIAEFYRRFAATEKVVTVYSQGVNQSSIGTDKVNAIINCHLATGRIGQEGMGPFSVTGQPNAMGGREVGGLANMLACHMDIENPQHRDTVQRFWQSPHVPDKPGLKAVDLFKAVGEGKIKAVWIMATNPVVSLPDADAVEAAIKACPFVVVSDILDTTDTIRHAHVKLPAAGWGEKDGTVTNSERMISRQRGIVPLPGEARPDWWIVTEVARRMGYADAFAFESAADIFREYAQMSAFENDDTRDFDIGALSFIDDDAFDALKPSFWPWKAGADEGATRFFATGGFYTPDRKARMIAVEGVAATRTSTDYPLVLNTGRVRDHWHTMTRTALSPRLSSHIAEPYAELNPADAAELGIAHADLVSVTSVHGDVVVRALISTRQARGSVFVPMHWNDAYASHARIGAAVAPVTDPFSGQPASKHVAARVTRYQPALYGFAVLAERPTKVNASYWALAKANNGWRLEFALDEHTSDPAAFARELFGAGEGAEPLAYHDGRLGHERIALFDGARLLGALFLSPNPVPVSRTSVIGDLGKDFENRQARFRVIAGRPGQDRPDPGAIVCSCFAVGVNQIIEAVQSGRCATVDDIGTALKAGTNCGSCKAEIAEIIATHQLRAGE
- a CDS encoding hemin receptor; translation: MTPEQIDLVQASFRQVAPISETAAELFYGRLFEIAPEVQVHFKGDMKNQGRMLMQTLATVVNSLKDLEAILPAVKELAARHVDYGIKAEHYAPVGASLIWTLQKGLGDDFTEETRQAWVAAYDALSHVMIETAYGGKTA
- a CDS encoding nitrate ABC transporter substrate-binding protein is translated as MALCLAAGAGMLAVVGGAHAEMLDVEKDELKFGFIKLTDMAPLAIAYEKGFFEDEGLFVTLEPQANWKVLLDRVITGELDGAHMLAGQPLAATIGFGTKAHIVTPFSMDLNGNGITVSNEIWEMMKPNIPMEDGKPVHPIKAEALKPVVDKFKADGKPFNMGMVFPVSTHNYELRYWLASGGIHPGFYSTSDISGQIKADALLSVTPPPQMPATLEAGTIYGYCVGEPWNQQAVFKGIGVPVITDYEIWKNNPEKVFGLTKEFTEKNPNTTLALTKALIRAAKWLDENNNANRMEAVEILSKSEYVGADAEVIANSMTGTFEYEKGDKRDVPDFNVFYRYYATYPYYSDAVWYLTQMRRWGQIAEGKDDAWYDEVAKSVYRPDIYLKAAKMLVEEGNVAEADFPWDTDGYREPTPAADIIDGIAYDGKKPNAYIDSLPIGLKGKQVVDGSEVVGG
- the nirD gene encoding nitrite reductase (NAD(P)H) small subunit, whose product is MNWTEIGTINDIPRRGARCINTPSGKVAVFRTIDDEVYAIEDRCPHKGGPLSQGIVHGASVTCPLHNWVISLETGKAQGADEGKVKTIPAKVENGTLFVCLDGLGLAAA